The Macaca thibetana thibetana isolate TM-01 chromosome 19, ASM2454274v1, whole genome shotgun sequence genome has a segment encoding these proteins:
- the TRIP10 gene encoding cdc42-interacting protein 4 isoform X3 — protein sequence MDWGTELWDQFEVLERHTQWGLDLLDRYVKFVKERTEVEQAYAKQLRSLVKKYLPKRPAKDDPESKFSQQQSFVQILQEVNDFAGQRELVAENLSVRVCLELTKYSQEMKQERKMHFQEGRRAQQQLENGFKQLENSKRKFERDCREAEKAAQTAERLDQDINATKADVEKAKQQAHLRSHMAEESKNEYAAQLQRFNRDQAHFYFSQMPQIFDKLQDMDERRATRLGAGYGLLSEAELEVVPIIAKCLEGMKVAANAVDPKNDSQVLIELHKSGFARPGDVEFEDFSQPMNRAPSDSSLGTPSEGRPELRGPGRIRTKRWPFGKKNKTVVTEDFSHLPPEQQRKRLQQQLEERSRELQKEVDQREALKKMKDVYEKTPQMGDPASLEPQIAETLSNIERLKLDVQKYEAWLAEAESRVLSNRGDSLSRHARPPDPPASAPPDSSSNSGSQDTKESSEEPPSEESQDTPIYTEFDEDFEEEPTSPIGHCVAIYHFEGSSEGTISMAEGEDLSLMEEDKGDGWTRVRRKEGGEGYVPTSYLRVTLN from the exons ATGGATTGGGGCACTGAGCTGTGG GATCAGTTCGAGGTGCTCGAGCGCCACACGCAGTGGGGGCTGGACCTGTTGGACAGATACGTAAAGTTCGTGAAAGAACGCACCGAAGTGGAACAGGCTTACGCCAAACAACTGCG GAGCCTGGTGAAAAAATATCTGCCCAAGAGACCTGCCAAGGATGATCCCGAGTCCAA ATTCAGCCAGCAACAGTCCTTCGTACAGATTCTCCAGGAGGTGAATGACTTTGCAGGCCAGCGGGAGTTGGTGGCCGAGAACCTCAGTGTCCGTGTCTGTCTTGAGCTGACCAAGTACTCACAAGAGATGAAACAGGAGAGGAAGATG CACTTCCAAGAAGGGCGGCGGGCCCAGCAGCAGCTGGAAAACGGCTTCAAACAGCTGGAGAAT AGTAAGCGTAAATTTGAGCGGGACTGCCGGGAGGCAGAGAAGGCAGCCCAGACTGCTGAACGGCTAGACCAGGATATCAACGCCACCAAGGCTGACGTGGAGAAG GCCAAGCAGCAAGCCCACCTTCGGAGTCATATGGCCGAAGAAAGCAAAAACGAATATGCAGCTCAACTGCAGCGCTTCAACCGAGACCAAGCCCACTTCTATTTTTCACAGATGCCCCAGATATTTGAT AAGCTCCAAGACATGGATGAACGCAGGGCCACCCGCCTGGGTGCCGGGTATGGGCTCCTGTCGGAGGCCGAGCTGGAGGTGGTGCCCATCATCGCCAAGTGCTTGGAGGGCATGAAGGTGGCTGCAAATGCTGTGGATCCCAAGAAC GACTCCCAAGTCCTTATAGAGCTGCACAAGTCAGGTTTTGCCCGCCCGGGCGACGTGGAATTCGAGGACTTCAGCCAGCCCATGAACCGTGCACCCTCGGACAGCAGTCTGGGCACCCCCTCGGAAGGACGTCCGGAGCTCCGAGGCCCAGGCCGCATCCGCACCAAGCGCTGGCCCTTTGGCAAGAAGAACAAG ACAGTGGTGACCGAGGATTTTAGCCATTTGCCCCCAGAGCAGCAGCGAAAGCGGCTTCAACAGCAGTTAGAAGAACGCAGTCGTGAACTTCAGAAGGAGGTTGACCAGAG GGAAGCCCTAAAGAAAATGAAGGATGTCTATGAGAAGACACCCCAGATGGGAGACCCTGCCAGCTTGGAGCCCCAGATCGCTGAAACCCTGAGCAACATCGAACGGCTGAAATTGGACGTGCAGAAGTATGAG GCGTGGCTGGCAGAAGCTGAAAGTCGAGTCCTTAGCAACCGGGGAGACAGCCTGAGCCGGCACGCCCGGCCTCCCGACCCCCCTGCTAGCGCCCCACcagacagcagcagcaacagcggATCACAAGACACCAAGGAGAG CTCTGAAGAGCCTCCCTCAGAAGAGAGCCAGGATACCCCCATTTACACGGAGTTTGATGAGGATTTCGAGGAGGAACCCACATCGCCCATAGGTCACTGTGTGGCCATCTACCACTTTGAAG GGTCCAGCGAGGGCACCATCTCTATGGCCGAGGGTGAAGACCTCAGTCTTATGGAAGAAGACAAAGGGGACGGCTGGACCCGGGTCAGGCGGAAAGAGGGAGGCGAGGGCTACGTGCCCACCTCCTACCTGCGAGTCACACTCAATTGA
- the TRIP10 gene encoding cdc42-interacting protein 4 isoform X1, whose protein sequence is MDWGTELWDQFEVLERHTQWGLDLLDRYVKFVKERTEVEQAYAKQLRSLVKKYLPKRPAKDDPESKFSQQQSFVQILQEVNDFAGQRELVAENLSVRVCLELTKYSQEMKQERKMHFQEGRRAQQQLENGFKQLENSKRKFERDCREAEKAAQTAERLDQDINATKADVEKAKQQAHLRSHMAEESKNEYAAQLQRFNRDQAHFYFSQMPQIFDKLQDMDERRATRLGAGYGLLSEAELEVVPIIAKCLEGMKVAANAVDPKNDSQVLIELHKSGFARPGDVEFEDFSQPMNRAPSDSSLGTPSEGRPELRGPGRIRTKRWPFGKKNKPRPPPLSPLGGPVPSALPNGPPSPRSGRDPLAILSEISKSVKPRLASFRSLRGSRGTVVTEDFSHLPPEQQRKRLQQQLEERSRELQKEVDQREALKKMKDVYEKTPQMGDPASLEPQIAETLSNIERLKLDVQKYEAWLAEAESRVLSNRGDSLSRHARPPDPPASAPPDSSSNSGSQDTKESSEEPPSEESQDTPIYTEFDEDFEEEPTSPIGHCVAIYHFEGSSEGTISMAEGEDLSLMEEDKGDGWTRVRRKEGGEGYVPTSYLRVTLN, encoded by the exons ATGGATTGGGGCACTGAGCTGTGG GATCAGTTCGAGGTGCTCGAGCGCCACACGCAGTGGGGGCTGGACCTGTTGGACAGATACGTAAAGTTCGTGAAAGAACGCACCGAAGTGGAACAGGCTTACGCCAAACAACTGCG GAGCCTGGTGAAAAAATATCTGCCCAAGAGACCTGCCAAGGATGATCCCGAGTCCAA ATTCAGCCAGCAACAGTCCTTCGTACAGATTCTCCAGGAGGTGAATGACTTTGCAGGCCAGCGGGAGTTGGTGGCCGAGAACCTCAGTGTCCGTGTCTGTCTTGAGCTGACCAAGTACTCACAAGAGATGAAACAGGAGAGGAAGATG CACTTCCAAGAAGGGCGGCGGGCCCAGCAGCAGCTGGAAAACGGCTTCAAACAGCTGGAGAAT AGTAAGCGTAAATTTGAGCGGGACTGCCGGGAGGCAGAGAAGGCAGCCCAGACTGCTGAACGGCTAGACCAGGATATCAACGCCACCAAGGCTGACGTGGAGAAG GCCAAGCAGCAAGCCCACCTTCGGAGTCATATGGCCGAAGAAAGCAAAAACGAATATGCAGCTCAACTGCAGCGCTTCAACCGAGACCAAGCCCACTTCTATTTTTCACAGATGCCCCAGATATTTGAT AAGCTCCAAGACATGGATGAACGCAGGGCCACCCGCCTGGGTGCCGGGTATGGGCTCCTGTCGGAGGCCGAGCTGGAGGTGGTGCCCATCATCGCCAAGTGCTTGGAGGGCATGAAGGTGGCTGCAAATGCTGTGGATCCCAAGAAC GACTCCCAAGTCCTTATAGAGCTGCACAAGTCAGGTTTTGCCCGCCCGGGCGACGTGGAATTCGAGGACTTCAGCCAGCCCATGAACCGTGCACCCTCGGACAGCAGTCTGGGCACCCCCTCGGAAGGACGTCCGGAGCTCCGAGGCCCAGGCCGCATCCGCACCAAGCGCTGGCCCTTTGGCAAGAAGAACAAG CCTCgccccccacccctctccccccTGGGGGGTCCCGTACCCTCGGCATTGCCTAACGGACCCCCGTCCCCCCGCTCCGGCCGTGACCCCTTGGCCATACTGAGCGAGATCAGTAAGTCGGTCAAACCGAGGCTAGCATCCTTCCGCAGCCTTCGAGGCAGCCGTGGG ACAGTGGTGACCGAGGATTTTAGCCATTTGCCCCCAGAGCAGCAGCGAAAGCGGCTTCAACAGCAGTTAGAAGAACGCAGTCGTGAACTTCAGAAGGAGGTTGACCAGAG GGAAGCCCTAAAGAAAATGAAGGATGTCTATGAGAAGACACCCCAGATGGGAGACCCTGCCAGCTTGGAGCCCCAGATCGCTGAAACCCTGAGCAACATCGAACGGCTGAAATTGGACGTGCAGAAGTATGAG GCGTGGCTGGCAGAAGCTGAAAGTCGAGTCCTTAGCAACCGGGGAGACAGCCTGAGCCGGCACGCCCGGCCTCCCGACCCCCCTGCTAGCGCCCCACcagacagcagcagcaacagcggATCACAAGACACCAAGGAGAG CTCTGAAGAGCCTCCCTCAGAAGAGAGCCAGGATACCCCCATTTACACGGAGTTTGATGAGGATTTCGAGGAGGAACCCACATCGCCCATAGGTCACTGTGTGGCCATCTACCACTTTGAAG GGTCCAGCGAGGGCACCATCTCTATGGCCGAGGGTGAAGACCTCAGTCTTATGGAAGAAGACAAAGGGGACGGCTGGACCCGGGTCAGGCGGAAAGAGGGAGGCGAGGGCTACGTGCCCACCTCCTACCTGCGAGTCACACTCAATTGA
- the TRIP10 gene encoding cdc42-interacting protein 4 isoform X2, producing MCSGDQFEVLERHTQWGLDLLDRYVKFVKERTEVEQAYAKQLRSLVKKYLPKRPAKDDPESKFSQQQSFVQILQEVNDFAGQRELVAENLSVRVCLELTKYSQEMKQERKMHFQEGRRAQQQLENGFKQLENSKRKFERDCREAEKAAQTAERLDQDINATKADVEKAKQQAHLRSHMAEESKNEYAAQLQRFNRDQAHFYFSQMPQIFDKLQDMDERRATRLGAGYGLLSEAELEVVPIIAKCLEGMKVAANAVDPKNDSQVLIELHKSGFARPGDVEFEDFSQPMNRAPSDSSLGTPSEGRPELRGPGRIRTKRWPFGKKNKPRPPPLSPLGGPVPSALPNGPPSPRSGRDPLAILSEISKSVKPRLASFRSLRGSRGTVVTEDFSHLPPEQQRKRLQQQLEERSRELQKEVDQREALKKMKDVYEKTPQMGDPASLEPQIAETLSNIERLKLDVQKYEAWLAEAESRVLSNRGDSLSRHARPPDPPASAPPDSSSNSGSQDTKESSEEPPSEESQDTPIYTEFDEDFEEEPTSPIGHCVAIYHFEGSSEGTISMAEGEDLSLMEEDKGDGWTRVRRKEGGEGYVPTSYLRVTLN from the exons ATGTGTAGTGGG GATCAGTTCGAGGTGCTCGAGCGCCACACGCAGTGGGGGCTGGACCTGTTGGACAGATACGTAAAGTTCGTGAAAGAACGCACCGAAGTGGAACAGGCTTACGCCAAACAACTGCG GAGCCTGGTGAAAAAATATCTGCCCAAGAGACCTGCCAAGGATGATCCCGAGTCCAA ATTCAGCCAGCAACAGTCCTTCGTACAGATTCTCCAGGAGGTGAATGACTTTGCAGGCCAGCGGGAGTTGGTGGCCGAGAACCTCAGTGTCCGTGTCTGTCTTGAGCTGACCAAGTACTCACAAGAGATGAAACAGGAGAGGAAGATG CACTTCCAAGAAGGGCGGCGGGCCCAGCAGCAGCTGGAAAACGGCTTCAAACAGCTGGAGAAT AGTAAGCGTAAATTTGAGCGGGACTGCCGGGAGGCAGAGAAGGCAGCCCAGACTGCTGAACGGCTAGACCAGGATATCAACGCCACCAAGGCTGACGTGGAGAAG GCCAAGCAGCAAGCCCACCTTCGGAGTCATATGGCCGAAGAAAGCAAAAACGAATATGCAGCTCAACTGCAGCGCTTCAACCGAGACCAAGCCCACTTCTATTTTTCACAGATGCCCCAGATATTTGAT AAGCTCCAAGACATGGATGAACGCAGGGCCACCCGCCTGGGTGCCGGGTATGGGCTCCTGTCGGAGGCCGAGCTGGAGGTGGTGCCCATCATCGCCAAGTGCTTGGAGGGCATGAAGGTGGCTGCAAATGCTGTGGATCCCAAGAAC GACTCCCAAGTCCTTATAGAGCTGCACAAGTCAGGTTTTGCCCGCCCGGGCGACGTGGAATTCGAGGACTTCAGCCAGCCCATGAACCGTGCACCCTCGGACAGCAGTCTGGGCACCCCCTCGGAAGGACGTCCGGAGCTCCGAGGCCCAGGCCGCATCCGCACCAAGCGCTGGCCCTTTGGCAAGAAGAACAAG CCTCgccccccacccctctccccccTGGGGGGTCCCGTACCCTCGGCATTGCCTAACGGACCCCCGTCCCCCCGCTCCGGCCGTGACCCCTTGGCCATACTGAGCGAGATCAGTAAGTCGGTCAAACCGAGGCTAGCATCCTTCCGCAGCCTTCGAGGCAGCCGTGGG ACAGTGGTGACCGAGGATTTTAGCCATTTGCCCCCAGAGCAGCAGCGAAAGCGGCTTCAACAGCAGTTAGAAGAACGCAGTCGTGAACTTCAGAAGGAGGTTGACCAGAG GGAAGCCCTAAAGAAAATGAAGGATGTCTATGAGAAGACACCCCAGATGGGAGACCCTGCCAGCTTGGAGCCCCAGATCGCTGAAACCCTGAGCAACATCGAACGGCTGAAATTGGACGTGCAGAAGTATGAG GCGTGGCTGGCAGAAGCTGAAAGTCGAGTCCTTAGCAACCGGGGAGACAGCCTGAGCCGGCACGCCCGGCCTCCCGACCCCCCTGCTAGCGCCCCACcagacagcagcagcaacagcggATCACAAGACACCAAGGAGAG CTCTGAAGAGCCTCCCTCAGAAGAGAGCCAGGATACCCCCATTTACACGGAGTTTGATGAGGATTTCGAGGAGGAACCCACATCGCCCATAGGTCACTGTGTGGCCATCTACCACTTTGAAG GGTCCAGCGAGGGCACCATCTCTATGGCCGAGGGTGAAGACCTCAGTCTTATGGAAGAAGACAAAGGGGACGGCTGGACCCGGGTCAGGCGGAAAGAGGGAGGCGAGGGCTACGTGCCCACCTCCTACCTGCGAGTCACACTCAATTGA
- the TRIP10 gene encoding cdc42-interacting protein 4 isoform X4: MKQERKMHFQEGRRAQQQLENGFKQLENSKRKFERDCREAEKAAQTAERLDQDINATKADVEKAKQQAHLRSHMAEESKNEYAAQLQRFNRDQAHFYFSQMPQIFDKLQDMDERRATRLGAGYGLLSEAELEVVPIIAKCLEGMKVAANAVDPKNDSQVLIELHKSGFARPGDVEFEDFSQPMNRAPSDSSLGTPSEGRPELRGPGRIRTKRWPFGKKNKPRPPPLSPLGGPVPSALPNGPPSPRSGRDPLAILSEISKSVKPRLASFRSLRGSRGTVVTEDFSHLPPEQQRKRLQQQLEERSRELQKEVDQREALKKMKDVYEKTPQMGDPASLEPQIAETLSNIERLKLDVQKYEAWLAEAESRVLSNRGDSLSRHARPPDPPASAPPDSSSNSGSQDTKESSEEPPSEESQDTPIYTEFDEDFEEEPTSPIGHCVAIYHFEGSSEGTISMAEGEDLSLMEEDKGDGWTRVRRKEGGEGYVPTSYLRVTLN; this comes from the exons ATGAAACAGGAGAGGAAGATG CACTTCCAAGAAGGGCGGCGGGCCCAGCAGCAGCTGGAAAACGGCTTCAAACAGCTGGAGAAT AGTAAGCGTAAATTTGAGCGGGACTGCCGGGAGGCAGAGAAGGCAGCCCAGACTGCTGAACGGCTAGACCAGGATATCAACGCCACCAAGGCTGACGTGGAGAAG GCCAAGCAGCAAGCCCACCTTCGGAGTCATATGGCCGAAGAAAGCAAAAACGAATATGCAGCTCAACTGCAGCGCTTCAACCGAGACCAAGCCCACTTCTATTTTTCACAGATGCCCCAGATATTTGAT AAGCTCCAAGACATGGATGAACGCAGGGCCACCCGCCTGGGTGCCGGGTATGGGCTCCTGTCGGAGGCCGAGCTGGAGGTGGTGCCCATCATCGCCAAGTGCTTGGAGGGCATGAAGGTGGCTGCAAATGCTGTGGATCCCAAGAAC GACTCCCAAGTCCTTATAGAGCTGCACAAGTCAGGTTTTGCCCGCCCGGGCGACGTGGAATTCGAGGACTTCAGCCAGCCCATGAACCGTGCACCCTCGGACAGCAGTCTGGGCACCCCCTCGGAAGGACGTCCGGAGCTCCGAGGCCCAGGCCGCATCCGCACCAAGCGCTGGCCCTTTGGCAAGAAGAACAAG CCTCgccccccacccctctccccccTGGGGGGTCCCGTACCCTCGGCATTGCCTAACGGACCCCCGTCCCCCCGCTCCGGCCGTGACCCCTTGGCCATACTGAGCGAGATCAGTAAGTCGGTCAAACCGAGGCTAGCATCCTTCCGCAGCCTTCGAGGCAGCCGTGGG ACAGTGGTGACCGAGGATTTTAGCCATTTGCCCCCAGAGCAGCAGCGAAAGCGGCTTCAACAGCAGTTAGAAGAACGCAGTCGTGAACTTCAGAAGGAGGTTGACCAGAG GGAAGCCCTAAAGAAAATGAAGGATGTCTATGAGAAGACACCCCAGATGGGAGACCCTGCCAGCTTGGAGCCCCAGATCGCTGAAACCCTGAGCAACATCGAACGGCTGAAATTGGACGTGCAGAAGTATGAG GCGTGGCTGGCAGAAGCTGAAAGTCGAGTCCTTAGCAACCGGGGAGACAGCCTGAGCCGGCACGCCCGGCCTCCCGACCCCCCTGCTAGCGCCCCACcagacagcagcagcaacagcggATCACAAGACACCAAGGAGAG CTCTGAAGAGCCTCCCTCAGAAGAGAGCCAGGATACCCCCATTTACACGGAGTTTGATGAGGATTTCGAGGAGGAACCCACATCGCCCATAGGTCACTGTGTGGCCATCTACCACTTTGAAG GGTCCAGCGAGGGCACCATCTCTATGGCCGAGGGTGAAGACCTCAGTCTTATGGAAGAAGACAAAGGGGACGGCTGGACCCGGGTCAGGCGGAAAGAGGGAGGCGAGGGCTACGTGCCCACCTCCTACCTGCGAGTCACACTCAATTGA